The genomic region CGCTAGTTTTGTATGCTATATGCTTTGCTACCATCCAAATATAATGATAATAATCTTCAAGACCTCCCCAATCTGGGGATGCGTAATGCCAAGGAGCACCTACTTTATTTAGTAAGTGTATTGTATACATTAGTGGTACGATAACTCTCCTTTGTTCAAACATTAATTTTGCCTTTACCCCAGCTAATACTGAATGCCAATCATTAACATGTATTATTGAAGGAACATCTTCTAAGCTCATGTTCTGAATTAAACCTTCTATAGCTCTAGCTAATAGTGCAGATTTTTCCATCGCGTAATCGTAAATTCCCCAAGAATCCATTATTCTTCCAGTATCATAATCAAGGCCTTTAGCCAGCATTATTTTCATTCCGTCCAATTCACCTATTTCAAATCCCAACTTGTAAGGATAATGTGCACCATTCATTCCTTTTCTAATGCCATAAATCGTCATTCCGGAATCCCTAAGTTTTAGTAAGCTCCTATAGTAGTCATTCATATGCCTTCCATGGCTTGGCATTATGACAGCAACTTGTTTACCAAGTGATGCGAGCTCCTTTCCTAAGTTATATACTGCAGTGCCTAAACCACCCATGCTAGCTATTTTAGATAATTCAAAAGTAAGTAACCATATCTTTTCAATTTTATCTGGAATCCATAAAGACTCAATCCTTTTCATTTCCTAACCACTCCTTTAGATATTTCAAATGATCTTTCAAACTCTCATCTCTTTTAATTATCTCCTCGAATTCCTTTTTATTCCATGCTACAGAACTTCTTTTACCGTTTTTAATAAAGAAGAAAGGTTCATTATTTATGCCAAGTTTATGAAGCTCTTCATTGAGAAAAGCGTTTATTGCATAAAATTCATTTATAAATGCGTCAACAGGGGTAGAATAAGCGTTAAAGTAATTATGAACTTCTGCAGGGCCTCCTCCACCTGTAAATAAGTAATAATAATTATCACTAGTAGTAAAATACTTCCAAGCTTTCAAATAATCTCCTCCTAGTTCCTTTGATGGCATTTCAGCTCTCCTTACTGCCTCGTCATAAGCCCATTGCATTATATTACCTAACCAACTACTCTCATCCTTATTTATATCAGCCCAAGAGGAAGTTCCTTGTATGTCTATATCATAATAGGATTCATTTATTAATTCTCTGGGCAAAGCAAACTTTACTCCCCTCTTATTGAGCTCTCTTGGCAACCATCTGAGAAAATCTAAAATTCCTGATTCTGGCCAATGATGTTCTCCAAAAGTTTCATAGTCAACAAATATTGTGACAACTTGACCAGGAGAATCCTTAACCCAATTTGCAAATTTATCTGCAGTTAAAGGATATTGATCCCAATTCCTTGAGGAAAATCTAAACGCTACATCGTCGCTTAGCCTATAATTTCTAAAAAGGATAGTAAGTCCTTTTCTTCTATACACAAAATTAGTGCTTTTACCATTTAATGTACTCTCCTTGCCTTCCATTATTATTCCTTTATATCCTATCTCTTGTACCATATCTAATATTTGAGGATTAGTTAAGAGTTCAGTATTCTCGAAAACTTGAGGCTCTTGTTTAAAATACTCCTTTATTATCTCTTTCTGCTCTCTAACTTGCTCTTTCCACTCAGTCTTATCTTCCCATAAGGAAGTAACCGAGTGATAATAAGTTTGTCCTAAAAATTCTACCTTTTTTGTAGATGAAAGAATTTGGAAAAGTTCCAATACGTCTTTGCCCCATTTTTCAGCTTGTTCTATAAATGTACCAGAAAGTGAAAAGAAGAACTTTACTTCTCTACCTTCGTCTTCCGCATTCTCTATTTCTTCTAAGATTATTTTAGTAGCAGGAATGTAACACTTCCTCTTAACTCGATCAAAGATTTCCTTGTTTAATTCCATGTCGAAGAATCGCTCTAGTACATTACCTCTAAACCTAGGATTCCAGAACGCGTCCTTTCTGATCCTAAAAGGTTGGTGAACCTCAAAGCCAAGTATTATTTTGTCTACCATAAATTCTTATACGGTGTACATAATAAAAATTATATGGAATGGAAGATTGAAGATGTTAAAGTCATTATTCCAATAGGTGGAGAGGCAACAAGATTAAGGCCTTTAACCATAGAAACATCAAAGGCTACAGTAAGATTACTTAACAGACCTTTAATAGAATTTTCCATTTACGAATTAGCAAAACAAGGAATAAAAGAATTCATATTTGGAGTTAGAGGTTACGTAAATTATAGATCTTTATTTGACACATTTAAGGAGGGAATAGGTTTTTCTGCTAGGTATAAAATAAAGCCAAGAGTACACTTCAAATATCAGCCAAGAGTTGATAGCGTAGGAAACGCTGACAGTGTAAGGATTAATATGGAGTATTATAGGATAAATGATATTACGTTAATAATTCAGGGAGACAATATTTTTAGATTAGATGTTAAAAAATTAATTAATTATCATTTAGAGAAAAAAGCTATGATGACGATTGTATTAAAGAAATGGGATAATGTAGAGGAATTTGGAGTAGCAGATGTTGATAATGACCTTAGAATAAAAAGATTCGTAGAGAAACCTAAAAAAGAGGAAGCGCCGTCAAATCTAATTAACACTGGAATTTATGTACTTTCTCCAGATATTAAAAAAGTCTTTGAAAGCGAAGACGTAATAAAAATGAGAGAAGAGGGTAAGATGGATTTCGGAAAAGATATTATACCTTACTTGATAAATCACGATTATCCAGTTTACGGATACATAACAGAGGACATCTGGTTTGACGTTGGCACTCCGGATAGATATTTAGATGCAATGCAAACTTTGTTGGCAACATTACCAGAAAATGAAATAGGAGGTAAAAGAATAGATGAAGATAAAAGAATCTTTGTCCAAGGGACTTCTCCAGATTCAATAAGGAGAAGGAATATAATAATTTCAAAATACAAGAAAGGTAAAATAAAAGTTGAGGGTAATGCTTTAATAGGTAGGCATTGCCAGATAGGTAATGGTATCTATATAGAGAACTCAGTAATAGATAACTTTACTATAGTTAAGAATAATGTAAAAATCGTAAAAAGCTCAATAATGGATAGAGTTTATTTAGGAGACAACGTTGAGATACAGAATTCAATAATAGGTAGGCATGTAGAAATTAAGGACGGAGTTAAAATAATAAATAGCGTAATAGCTGATGACGTTACTATAGGAGAAAACTCTGAAATAGTTAACTCTAGAATTTACCCCCACAGAGTTATAAACTCTGGGAGCAAACTTCATGATACGATACTAACGTGAGATAAATGAGATATGCAAGCATAGGCAATGGAAGGTTATTAGTGAATCTGGATGAGTTTGGTAGAATAGTAGATTTCTATTTTCCCTATATTGGAATGGAAAATCAGACCGCCGGTACCCCAATTAGGTATTCCTTTTGGGTTGACAATAAAGCTATTCTTGATACTGACTTAATTACGTCGTTAAGTTATTTAGATGATAGTAATATAATACAAATTGAATCTAAAAAGGATTGGCTAAGTATTTCGTCCTTTGCATTTATTGACCCAGATTCTCCAACGTATTATTTAATAATGAAAATCCTAAATAATAGCGGAGAAAATAAGAGGATAAAAATATTTTTCACTCATGATTTTAATATCTATTCAAATCCTTTTGGAGATACCGCATTCTTTGATCCATATACTTCTTCAATAATACACTACAAATCCAAGAGATATATTGGAATAAAATTACTTTCTGCAGGAACATTTGACGTTGAATATAATACAACAAAAGGAAATCCCTTGGACGACATTTATGACGGAAAATTAGATCAAAATCCCATAGCCCACGGAAATGTACAATCGTCTATAGGCATGGAAATAAAAGTTAACTCTTCATCCTCTTCTAAAATATATTATGTAATAACTGCGGAGAGAAACCTCGATGATTTAAGGAAAAAGTTAACAAAATTGAACACTGCAGAGATAGAATCCGATTTCGTTTCAACTTATATGTTTTGGAAGAGCTGGGTTAATAAAGGCAGTAAAG from Acidianus ambivalens harbors:
- a CDS encoding glycoside hydrolase family 57 protein, translating into MVDKIILGFEVHQPFRIRKDAFWNPRFRGNVLERFFDMELNKEIFDRVKRKCYIPATKIILEEIENAEDEGREVKFFFSLSGTFIEQAEKWGKDVLELFQILSSTKKVEFLGQTYYHSVTSLWEDKTEWKEQVREQKEIIKEYFKQEPQVFENTELLTNPQILDMVQEIGYKGIIMEGKESTLNGKSTNFVYRRKGLTILFRNYRLSDDVAFRFSSRNWDQYPLTADKFANWVKDSPGQVVTIFVDYETFGEHHWPESGILDFLRWLPRELNKRGVKFALPRELINESYYDIDIQGTSSWADINKDESSWLGNIMQWAYDEAVRRAEMPSKELGGDYLKAWKYFTTSDNYYYLFTGGGGPAEVHNYFNAYSTPVDAFINEFYAINAFLNEELHKLGINNEPFFFIKNGKRSSVAWNKKEFEEIIKRDESLKDHLKYLKEWLGNEKD
- a CDS encoding nucleotidyltransferase family protein, with protein sequence MEWKIEDVKVIIPIGGEATRLRPLTIETSKATVRLLNRPLIEFSIYELAKQGIKEFIFGVRGYVNYRSLFDTFKEGIGFSARYKIKPRVHFKYQPRVDSVGNADSVRINMEYYRINDITLIIQGDNIFRLDVKKLINYHLEKKAMMTIVLKKWDNVEEFGVADVDNDLRIKRFVEKPKKEEAPSNLINTGIYVLSPDIKKVFESEDVIKMREEGKMDFGKDIIPYLINHDYPVYGYITEDIWFDVGTPDRYLDAMQTLLATLPENEIGGKRIDEDKRIFVQGTSPDSIRRRNIIISKYKKGKIKVEGNALIGRHCQIGNGIYIENSVIDNFTIVKNNVKIVKSSIMDRVYLGDNVEIQNSIIGRHVEIKDGVKIINSVIADDVTIGENSEIVNSRIYPHRVINSGSKLHDTILT